The Hymenobacter sp. GOD-10R genome includes a window with the following:
- a CDS encoding sensor histidine kinase, which translates to MNRLHLLLLAGLWLLLSPPTAQAQADSAAVVINRLPAEGLPLTKGWRYHAGDDPTWARPDFNDHRWDTITVGRVGQPLPARFLAGPGWFRLRLRLGDSLRQQALGLQTGPALAGFDVYSNGRRIGRYGTYSPDPVQVRTGSPTASPLDLRPSAAGELVLAVRYTPQQHTPWLQAYLAHSSQRNLALRLRELSQIRRKDAAASQADAVFAWLTGIFLLLSLLHLVFYRYNRAQPANRYFAYYALGTGFSCLLLTYWPSVSLEERTVVYGVGVAWLLLAALYSLRALYALFQVRPGWLYKVLGASVLPVVLLMTGEVLRRELTGILCYVGFMIVLTLDQLWLIGRALRQRRRGAGLLGAGFASGIVLLASIALNPFLSSWSPAAVSLIVALSFVLPALGISLFLAREFALDSQLLQVKLDEVERLSAQTLAQEQEKQALLAQQNETLEMQVQQRTGELQRSLTELRATQAQLIQKEKMASLGELTAGIAHEIQNPLNFVNNFADVSAELVAELKEAQAAGDTEEVVALADDLGQNLGKIHQHGQRASSIVRGMLEHSRASTGERQPTDLNTLADEYLRLAYHGLRTKDKGFNAALKTDFAPNLPLVEAVGQDLGRVLLNLFNNAFYAVQKRQQMGEPGYAPTVSVSTRHTSNRVEIRVADNGTGMPPEVQAKIFQPFFTTKPTGEGTGLGLSLSYDIITKGHGGTLAVESQAGYGTEFIITLPI; encoded by the coding sequence ATGAACCGCTTGCATCTCCTCTTGTTAGCCGGTTTGTGGCTGCTGCTCTCGCCTCCTACTGCTCAGGCTCAAGCCGACTCAGCAGCTGTGGTCATCAACCGCCTGCCCGCCGAAGGCCTGCCGCTCACCAAAGGATGGCGCTACCACGCCGGCGACGATCCCACCTGGGCTAGGCCCGATTTTAACGATCACCGCTGGGACACCATCACCGTGGGTCGAGTGGGCCAGCCGCTGCCCGCCCGTTTCTTGGCTGGCCCTGGCTGGTTTCGGCTGCGCCTGCGCTTGGGCGACAGCTTGCGCCAGCAAGCCCTAGGGCTGCAAACGGGTCCGGCGCTGGCCGGATTCGACGTATACAGCAACGGCCGGCGCATCGGCCGCTACGGTACCTACAGCCCCGACCCAGTTCAGGTGCGGACTGGTAGCCCAACCGCTTCGCCCCTGGACCTGCGCCCGTCGGCGGCGGGCGAGCTAGTGCTGGCCGTGCGCTACACTCCCCAGCAGCACACACCCTGGCTCCAGGCTTACCTAGCCCACAGCAGCCAGCGTAATCTAGCGCTTCGGCTGCGTGAGTTGTCGCAGATTCGGCGGAAGGATGCTGCAGCCAGCCAAGCCGATGCTGTTTTTGCCTGGCTAACTGGCATATTCTTACTGCTGAGCTTGCTGCACCTGGTTTTTTATCGCTACAACCGGGCCCAGCCCGCCAACCGCTACTTTGCCTACTACGCGCTGGGCACTGGCTTTTCGTGCTTACTCCTCACGTATTGGCCCTCGGTCTCCTTAGAGGAAAGAACCGTGGTGTACGGCGTGGGTGTGGCGTGGCTGCTGCTGGCGGCGCTGTACTCACTTCGGGCGCTGTATGCCTTATTCCAGGTGCGCCCTGGCTGGCTCTACAAAGTCTTGGGCGCGAGTGTACTACCTGTGGTACTGTTGATGACGGGCGAAGTACTGCGGCGTGAGCTAACCGGTATCCTATGCTACGTCGGGTTTATGATTGTGCTCACCCTCGACCAATTGTGGCTCATCGGACGGGCTCTGCGGCAGCGGCGGCGCGGTGCCGGGCTGTTAGGGGCCGGTTTTGCGTCTGGCATTGTGTTACTTGCCTCCATTGCTTTGAATCCGTTTTTGTCAAGCTGGTCTCCCGCAGCGGTGTCCTTGATAGTCGCATTGTCTTTTGTGCTGCCAGCGCTAGGCATCTCCTTATTTCTGGCCCGCGAGTTTGCCTTGGATAGCCAGCTCTTGCAAGTCAAGCTAGACGAAGTCGAGCGCCTCTCGGCCCAAACCCTGGCCCAGGAGCAAGAAAAGCAAGCCCTGCTAGCCCAGCAAAACGAAACGCTCGAAATGCAGGTGCAGCAGCGCACCGGCGAGTTGCAACGCTCGCTCACCGAGCTGCGCGCCACCCAGGCCCAGCTCATCCAAAAAGAGAAGATGGCCAGCCTAGGGGAGCTGACGGCCGGCATTGCCCACGAGATTCAGAACCCCTTGAACTTCGTCAACAACTTCGCCGATGTGTCGGCTGAGTTGGTAGCCGAACTAAAAGAAGCACAAGCCGCCGGCGACACGGAAGAAGTGGTGGCCCTGGCCGACGACCTCGGGCAGAACCTAGGCAAGATTCACCAGCACGGGCAGCGGGCCAGCAGTATCGTGCGCGGCATGCTCGAACACAGCCGCGCCAGCACCGGCGAGCGGCAACCCACTGATCTGAATACTTTAGCCGACGAATACCTGCGCCTGGCTTACCACGGCCTCCGGACGAAGGACAAAGGCTTCAATGCCGCACTGAAAACGGACTTCGCGCCCAACTTGCCCCTGGTCGAAGCCGTGGGCCAGGACCTAGGACGGGTGCTGCTGAACCTGTTCAACAACGCCTTCTACGCCGTACAAAAACGCCAGCAAATGGGCGAGCCCGGGTACGCACCCACGGTTAGCGTAAGTACCCGACACACCAGCAACCGAGTAGAAATCCGGGTAGCTGACAACGGCACCGGCATGCCGCCCGAGGTGCAGGCCAAGATCTTTCAACCCTTTTTCACGACCAAGCCCACGGGTGAGGGCACGGGGCTAGGGCTATCGCTCAGCTACGACATCATCACCAAAGGGCATGGCGGCACGCTGGCGGTGGAAAGCCAGGCCGGCTACGGCACCGAGTTTATTATTACTCTTCCTATCTAA
- a CDS encoding ATP-binding protein, protein MRFDYTAILFTIPVAVVFARLLRKFLNTAQLAPRWDKLLDKIWVPGVVILGLAAVFQLQSKLLDETYLLFVYLTFIALLLQLRSYKPARTLLLALVPFALYSFFELLLNVVASGFIKEYDDTFDSWQGFSVIWMVTFAFIARNQKRSLETDLLLREKEEQEKLRIATQNTELERMVSERTAALTQQAEALQSALTELRTTQAQLIQAEKMASLGELTAGIAHEIQNPLNFVNNFAEVSVELCQELREEVEKVELAEADKDYLLEILNDLSHNQLKINQHGQRASSIVRGMLQHSRASTGERQATDLNSLADEYLRLAYHGLRAKDKTFNATLNTTFDEAVKEVGVLPQDLGRVLLNLFNNAFYAVQQRQKNGEPGYQPTVTVSTKQLPQKVEIRVRDNGTGIPEEVRQKIFQPFFTTKPTGEGTGLGLSLSYDIVTKGHGGTLAVESQEGKGTEFIISLPA, encoded by the coding sequence ATGCGCTTCGACTACACGGCTATCTTATTTACCATTCCCGTTGCGGTCGTGTTTGCCCGCCTGCTCCGCAAGTTTCTGAACACGGCCCAACTAGCGCCGCGCTGGGATAAGCTCCTCGATAAGATCTGGGTGCCGGGTGTGGTAATTTTGGGCCTAGCGGCCGTATTTCAGCTTCAAAGCAAGCTGCTAGATGAAACCTACTTACTGTTCGTCTACCTCACTTTTATCGCGCTGCTGCTACAGCTCAGGAGCTACAAACCCGCTCGAACGCTGCTGCTGGCGCTGGTTCCTTTTGCCCTGTACTCGTTTTTTGAACTCCTGCTGAATGTGGTGGCGTCCGGATTCATCAAGGAGTACGACGACACGTTTGACTCGTGGCAGGGCTTCTCGGTTATTTGGATGGTCACCTTTGCCTTCATCGCACGCAATCAGAAGCGGAGCTTGGAGACCGACTTGCTGCTGCGGGAGAAAGAAGAGCAGGAGAAGCTGCGCATCGCGACGCAAAACACCGAGCTTGAGCGTATGGTGAGCGAGCGCACCGCCGCCCTTACCCAGCAAGCCGAAGCACTACAGTCGGCCCTGACGGAGCTACGTACCACGCAGGCCCAACTCATTCAGGCCGAGAAGATGGCGAGCCTCGGGGAACTCACCGCCGGCATTGCCCACGAGATTCAAAACCCTTTGAACTTCGTCAACAACTTCGCGGAGGTGAGCGTGGAGCTTTGCCAGGAGCTGCGCGAGGAAGTAGAGAAAGTGGAGCTAGCGGAAGCCGACAAAGACTATCTGCTGGAAATCCTGAACGACCTGAGCCACAACCAACTCAAGATCAATCAGCACGGCCAGCGGGCCAGCAGCATCGTGCGGGGCATGTTGCAGCACAGCCGCGCCAGCACCGGCGAACGGCAGGCCACCGACCTCAACAGCCTCGCTGATGAATACTTGCGCCTCGCTTACCACGGCTTGCGCGCCAAGGACAAGACCTTCAACGCCACGCTTAACACTACCTTCGATGAGGCGGTAAAAGAAGTGGGAGTGCTGCCGCAAGACCTAGGTCGGGTGCTGTTGAACTTGTTTAACAACGCCTTCTACGCCGTGCAGCAGCGCCAGAAAAATGGCGAACCCGGCTATCAGCCCACCGTGACGGTGAGCACCAAGCAACTTCCCCAAAAAGTTGAGATTCGGGTGCGCGACAACGGCACGGGCATTCCGGAGGAAGTGCGCCAAAAAATCTTCCAACCTTTCTTTACTACCAAGCCTACCGGTGAGGGCACGGGGCTAGGTTTATCGTTGAGCTACGACATCGTCACGAAAGGCCATGGGGGTACGCTGGCGGTGGAAAGTCAGGAGGGAAAAGGCACCGAATTTATCATTAGCTTACCCGCCTAG
- a CDS encoding adenylate/guanylate cyclase domain-containing protein, whose amino-acid sequence MKTKILVVDDEADLELLIKQKFRRKIRENVYEFLFASNGQEALNRVRDTPDLDIVLSDINMPVMDGLTLLSKLPETNPIVKTVMVSAYGDMENIRTAMNRGAFDFVTKPVDFTDLELTMDKTATHVQQTRETLRAIQENNILKMYVDETVLNVMGRPGFENKLMVSETVDATVVFMDICGFTALSEVLPPANVVGLLNKYFDQMVQEVIAQGGYIDKFMGDAVMAVFRGDYHLDRAIDAALSVRSVIQANEDTLPDGKPYRPEVSIGINTGEMVSGNIGSASLKRLDYTVIGDTVNVSQRLQSAAKPGQIIITEPIYQQVKESFQCTPVGEATLKNKSLPVMTYEVVA is encoded by the coding sequence ATGAAAACTAAGATTCTGGTGGTAGACGATGAAGCGGATTTGGAGCTGCTCATCAAACAGAAATTTCGGCGTAAAATCCGGGAGAATGTATACGAGTTCTTGTTTGCCAGCAATGGCCAAGAGGCGCTGAACCGCGTGCGGGACACGCCGGACCTCGACATTGTGCTCAGTGACATCAACATGCCGGTGATGGATGGCCTGACGCTGCTCAGCAAGCTCCCCGAAACGAACCCCATCGTGAAAACGGTGATGGTATCGGCCTACGGCGACATGGAGAACATCCGCACGGCTATGAATCGCGGGGCGTTCGACTTCGTGACCAAGCCCGTGGATTTCACCGACCTAGAGCTGACCATGGACAAAACGGCCACGCACGTGCAGCAAACGCGTGAAACGCTCCGGGCCATTCAGGAAAACAACATCCTGAAGATGTACGTGGATGAGACGGTGCTCAACGTGATGGGAAGGCCTGGCTTCGAAAACAAGCTGATGGTGAGTGAAACGGTAGATGCCACGGTGGTTTTCATGGACATCTGCGGCTTCACAGCGCTTTCTGAGGTACTGCCCCCGGCCAACGTCGTGGGACTGCTCAACAAGTACTTCGACCAGATGGTGCAGGAGGTCATTGCCCAGGGCGGCTACATCGACAAGTTTATGGGCGACGCCGTAATGGCCGTGTTCCGCGGTGACTATCACCTCGACCGCGCCATCGACGCAGCCCTTTCGGTGCGTAGCGTCATTCAAGCCAATGAGGACACGCTACCCGATGGCAAACCGTATCGCCCAGAGGTCAGCATTGGCATCAATACCGGCGAGATGGTTTCGGGCAACATTGGCTCGGCCTCGCTCAAACGCCTGGACTACACCGTTATCGGCGACACCGTGAACGTGAGCCAGCGCCTGCAATCGGCCGCTAAGCCGGGGCAGATTATTATTACTGAGCCTATTTACCAACAGGTGAAAGAATCCTTCCAATGCACCCCAGTGGGCGAAGCAACGCTGAAGAATAAGTCGCTGCCAGTAATGACGTACGAGGTAGTAGCCTAG
- a CDS encoding response regulator: protein MKILVVDDEVDVRVLFEQRFRREIRSGEFSFSFAYSGEEALNYLHEHVSEVVLILSDINMPGMSGLELLRHIREEYPGPPVPPTPQVMMITAYGDDTSRQQAMQLGANDFLTKPVDFSALKAKLISLENHEN, encoded by the coding sequence ATGAAAATACTGGTTGTAGACGACGAGGTGGATGTGCGCGTGCTGTTTGAGCAACGCTTCCGGCGCGAAATTCGGAGCGGAGAATTCTCTTTTTCCTTTGCTTACTCGGGCGAGGAAGCCCTGAACTATCTGCACGAGCACGTTTCGGAGGTGGTCCTAATTCTTTCCGACATCAACATGCCGGGCATGAGCGGCCTGGAGTTGCTGCGGCATATTCGGGAGGAGTATCCTGGTCCGCCAGTGCCGCCAACTCCGCAAGTGATGATGATCACAGCCTATGGCGACGACACCAGCCGCCAGCAAGCCATGCAGCTAGGGGCCAATGACTTCCTGACCAAACCCGTTGATTTTTCCGCGCTGAAAGCCAAGCTCATCTCCCTGGAAAATCATGAAAACTAA